Within Halorussus sp. MSC15.2, the genomic segment GTCAGTTCCGAGTCGCCGTTCCCGAACGCGGTCGATTCGGCGAAGTCGGTGGACGAGGTGCTGGAAATCGCGGGGCAGTTCGTCACCTCGGAGGTCGACCCGAGCGTCTACGAGACCGAACCGGCCGAGGAACGGGCGACGCCCGACAGGAAGACCGACGACGACAAGAGCGACGTCAACGTCCTGAACTACGCGTTGACGCTCGAACACCTCGAAAACGCCTTCTACCGCGAGGGACTGAAGACGTTCAGCGACGAGGAGTTGATGCAGGCCGACGCGCTCTCGACGTTCGGCGAGAAGGTTCGGATGGACGTGCCCGGCCACCTGCAGACGGTCGGCGACCACGAGGCCGCCCACGTCGATGCCCTCTCGGCTACCGTCGAGAAGCTAGGCGGCACGCCCGTCGAGGAGGCGAAGTACGACTTCGGTTACGAGACGCCCTCGGAGTTCCTCGGCGTCGCCAAGGCGCTGGAGAACACCGGCGTCGCGGCGTACAAGGGTGCCGCGCCGACCGTCTCCAACGACGACGTGTTCGCGGCCGCAATCGGGATTCACAGCGTCGAAGCCCGTCACGCCAGCTTCCTGAACGAACTGAACCTCGCGTCGCCGTTCCCGAAGGCCGTGGACGAACCGAAGACGATGTCCGAGGTGAAAGAAATCGCGGGGCAGTTCATCGTGGCGGAGTGAACCAGCCGTCGAATCAGGTTTCCCTCGGTTCTGCTTCGGTGGCCTTACGTACCGGGTTTGAGTTGTGAGCGGTGATGGAGAAGGTCCTCTGGTACGTGCTGGCGGGGACGCGCGGGGGCATCAACCGCGCGCGCCTCCTCCGGGAGATAGACGAGCGTCCCCGGAACCCCAACCAGCTCGCAGAGGAACTCGACCTCAACTACGACACAGTTCGACACCACCTCGACGTGCTCGTCGAGAACGACGTCGTCACTTCCAGCGGTGACGACTACGGCGCAGTGTACCTCCCCTCCGACGCCACCCGCGACCACTGGGACGTCGTCGAGGAAATCATCACCCAAATCGAATGACCATGAGCCGACACCCGAGCGAACACGACCGTCTCGACCGACCGACGCGGAGGCCGAACCGATGAGCATCTGGATTGACCTCGCGCGGGTCGCCACGGGACTCAACCTGCTGTTGCTCGCCGCGCTGGCCAGCGTCTGGGCGCGCAACTACCGCCGGGTTCGGTCGAAGCACACGCTCGGGATGCTCGTGTTCGCCGCGCTCCTGTTCGCCGAGAACGGGTTCGCGCTCTACTTCTATCAGGTTGACCCCCTGCTGTCGGTGTGGTTCAGCACGCAAGTCCCCGACCCCGCGTGGCAAGCGATGTTGTCGTTCCACGTGTTGGAGACGCTGGCCATCGGCTTTCTGGCGTGGGTGACGATGGACTGAGGCGAGCGGGGACCGTGAACCGGAACCGGTGAGGACGGTTCGAGATGGAAGCGGTGTATTTTCGGACACTATCTCAAACTTTAAATACCGATACAGTGCGAAATTTACGCATGACCGATACGTTGCGGGCGAGCGGCGGCCGGGGAGACGGCGGGGCGAGCGAAACCCCACCGGAGGTCCCGCCACCGAAACCCCCCGACGACCCCGAGGCGTGGTACGCGTCGGACGTGCGGGCACAGTACGAACTCCACCCCGACGTCGTCGCCACCATCACGGAGACCGACGACGGGTTCGACTACCGGATTCGGGAACCGGCCCTCTCGCCCGGGGCCGAAGACGCCCTCGCGACGGTCGAGGACCACTTCGCCGACGCGAACCTCGCCCGGCCGCTCACCCGCGAGGGTGCGAGCGAGCGCGCGGCCGCCGGGTTCGACCCGAAGTACCGTCGCATCGTAGACCGCCTGACCGACCTGCCGCCCGAGACCAGACGTGGCGTGGAGTACTACGCGCTCCGGGACCTGCGGTGTCTCGGCCAACTGACGCCGCTCGCGCTCGACGACGGCATCGAGGTGGCCGACACCGCGGGCGAGCGACTGGTCGTCCACACCGACGACTATGCGCCCGCCGACACCGACCTCCCGGCCGACGCCGACTTTCTGGAGCGGTTCGCCAGCGAACGCGTCGAGACCCACACCGTGGATTTCCGGGAGTTTCAGGTGCCGGTGGTCGTCTACCGCGAACACCTGCTGGCCAACGACTCGTTCACCACCAAGTACGCGGTGCTGGAACCCGACCTGCTGCCCGGCGACGAGGAGTTGATTCAGGAGTGTAAGGACAGAATCTGGGAGACCAACGTGGACGGCGTGGTCGAGGACCGGGCCGGGTTCGTCCGCGAGCGCGCTCAGACGTTCCTCTCGCGGCGACTCACCGCGCGAAACACCCGGGCGTGGCTCGACGCCGCCGCCTACCGGGTCCGGACCGCGCTCGCGGAGTACGACCTCGCGGTCCGCCCGTGAATCACCGATTCTCGACCGACAGACTCTCGGACTTAGTCTACTACGTGATGCGGGACTTCGTGGGCCACGGGAAACTCACGGTTCCCATCCGGGACGACCTACTGGAGGACATCGAGGCCAACCGGGTCGGCGAGCGCATCAAAGTCGTCCCGCGGGGCCGAGAAATCGGCCACGGCGAGCGCGCGCCGACCAACCTCGTCTTCGAGGACGAGACCGAGTTCGCCAACGTCGTGACCCAGATGGCAGCCAGCGACGGCACGGAACTCAACGCCTCGAACCCGAGCGCGAAGGTAAACCTCCAACCCGAAGGCGTACCCGAGGAGGTGACCATCCGGGCGGCGGTCGCGCTCGGCGTCATCAGCGAGGACGGTCCGCACATCTCCATCCGGAAGCAGGCACCCGAGGCGATGACGCCGGTGGACCTGCTGGAGTCGGGAAGCCTCTCGACGGAGATTGTGACGTTACTCTGGCAGGTCTACGAACACCACGGCGTCGTCCTCTTCTCGGGACCGACCGGCACGGGCAAGACGACGCTGATGAACTCCCACATGCCGTTCATTCCCTACCGCGACCGACCCATCTCCATCGACGAAGGCTCGCGGGAGGTCCGACTCCCCCACGAGACTGGCGTGTCGCTGACGACGCGCGACCACGAGAGCGACTACAAGCGCGTGACGATGGCCGACCTGATGACCGAGTGCAACTACCTCAACCCGGACGTGGAGGTCATCGCCGAAATCAACACGCCCGCCAGTTTCCGAACCTTCGCCGAGAGTCTGAACACGGGCCACGGCATCATCGGGACCACTCACGCCGAGGACGTGGAGAAACTGGTGAACCGGGTCGTCGAACAGGGGCTACCCCCGTACCTGCTCCGGGAGTTGGACCTCGTCGTGTTCCCGCGGCGCGTGGACGGCCAGCGCTACGTCGGCGAGGTCGTGGAACTCCTCACCGAGTTGGAGTTCGCGGACCTCGGCGCCGAGCGAGCGCGCTGTGGCGCGATAGAGAAGGACGGCACGACAGTCTACTGGAACACGGTCGCGTGGCGCGACACCGACGGCGAGTTCCATCTAGCGTACGACCATCCCGAGTCGGGCGACGGGGAGCGAGAGCGTCGGCTTCGGTTCTTCGACCGCCTCGCCGAGTGGACAGACCGGACCGTCGAGGAGGTCGAGACCGAGTTCCAGCGCAAGCACCGGTACGTCCAGTATCTGGAGCGTGAGGGCGTCGACGACTTCGACGAGTTGTTCGCGTTCCTCGCAGACCTCCGGAACGACGAGGCCGCGACGGTCGAACGGGTGACGCGGCAGACCTGACTACGGGGGACCGTCGATTCGTGTCAAACTCGGCGTACTGGCTCATCTCTGCTTGCAGAGAAATAGAATGCCTGTTAGTTATCAACTTGTTCTCGGGTTAGGGTCGCCCGTTAGAAAGGGCACCACGTGTTCGGCATACAGAGAGATAATTACGTTTTATTAACCCCCAGGATGGTATTTAGTATACCTATTGGGATTTTTATCAGAGGTCTTCTGGTACGTGTTCTTCGAGTACTGCGTTTATCCGTACTTCTCCAGACGGACCACGAAGCAGTATCGACTGCGAGTCCTTCGACTTCAGATTCGTTCCCGTTCGGACCCAGACTTAGCTGTATTCGAGCCACATATGAAAGAACACGATAGCGTCGAATAGCCCGTGAGCGAGAGCTGGGACGAGGATGTTGTTCGTCTTTACGTATGCGTATCCGAGTATCAACGAGAGGAGAAAGACGCTTAGAAGCGACATGGCGGTCTGAGCGTTCGTAGCGCTCTGATACTGGAGGAGGTGGTGGGCGGTGAAAATACCGCTGGCGAGTAACACTGCAGACCAATCGGAGAACGTCGCCGACAGGTGTTCCTGAATTACGTTTCTATAGAGCAGTTCCTCGCCCGGCCCGATGAACAGTACTGAGATGGGGACGAACGCAAGCAGAAACGACGGATTGCCCGTTCGTGCAATCTGTTCGATGGAACTCGGCGACGTAGGGATACCGACGTAGCTGGTGAACTCCGCAACGAGAAACGACACGACGAGGAGTCCACCGGTTGCCAGTCCGAGGATGGCTAACTCACGTCGACTGGGAGTTCGGACTGTAGGCCGGTTGACTGCGACGAACCCACTTCGCAGAATCAGCAGAGAGTACACGACGAGCAGTACGCCGAACAGCACCGATAGTATCGCGCTCGGGGGGAAGACGCTTGGACCGAACGCCAAAAGGAAAATCTGTTGGAGCGCGGACGCCCCGGCGGCCGTGAAGAGAAATCCGATAGTGCCGATATAGAGCGCCCGTAATACGGCTTCGACCTGTTTCCGTCGGTCGGTCCGTTGTAAATACCTCATCTTAATGTCCTCCTATTAATGTTTATGCTACTTTATTGTTGGCGGCTCCGGGTCTTCCTGCTCAGGTCGGCGCTTGCCATCGATGCCTTCGGCGATGGGCAAATTGTCGTCTCCCTCGCCGCACACTTCTTCCAGTTAGTGGGAATTCTGGTAGATTTGTACGCCAGCGCGAGTGTATACGAACTACGGAAGCGACGGTGGTGACGGAAGTGTGTCGTAAGTAACGTCGTAGGGTCGTCAGTATACTCATTTATTTATCACTGACACTACGATTCGATATCATCGGTTTTGTCTCGGCGAGTGGTACAACAAGGGCAGCGCTGGCGGTCGAAGGGGCCGTACTCTCGGTTGTCTTCTGCTTCGTATCGAGGTTATTGAAGAATTAGCCATTAACCGGATAGCTGGCGTACTTTGACAGTTTGATTCGGATATATTCGTCCGGATATCTGCTCGAAATCCACCAATGTCGGTGCCAGTGAACGAAGACGTCGCGGCTACTGCCAACCGTAACACTTCGAGATAAATAATAACTCTGTCTAGAATTAAAACTAAGTCGTCGTGGTTAAATTATTATTTGCATCGGCGCCTAAGTCGGCGTTCCTCGCCGTCGCGGACGGACGCCGGTGGCGGCCGATGCAGTGTGAAATCCATGACCGACGACAGTTCGCTCAAACCGACTGAAGGCGAATCGGCCAGCAAACGACTCCGCCGTCGAGGCTTTCTGAGTACCGCGGCGGCGACGCTCGGCGGGACGTTCGCCGCCTCGACGCCGAGCGCCGCGTCCGAAAGCGGCGGGCGGTCGGACCTCGGTGGCGTTCCCACGGCGGCGTTCGACGGCAACCAGTGGTCGCTGAGTTGGAGCGACGAGTTCAATCAGGGGTACGTCGACGAGTCCGTCTGGAGTTTCGAGACCGGCAACGGTCACGCCCAAGGCATCCCCGGATGGGGCAACAACGAACTCCAGTACTACCAGCGAGAGAACGCGTGGGTCGAGAACGACCACCTCGTCATCGAGGCCCGCGAGGAGCAGGTGTCCGACCAGTACGGGTCCTACGACTACACCTCGGCCCGGATGAAGACTCAAGGCGGGTACAACAAGCAGTACGGCCGCGTCGACGTGCGCGCTCGCCTGCCCGAGGGTCAGGGACTCTGGCCCGCGATATGGGCGCTCGGTTCGGACATCGACTCGGCCGGGTGGCCCGACTGCGGCGAGATAGACATCATGGAACTCACCGGAGACGACACCGACACCGTCCACGGCACCGTCCACGGACCCGGTTACTCCGGCGGAAACAGCATCGGTGGCACTTACAACAACGGGTCGTTCGCCGACGCCTACCACACGTTCCAACTCACGTGGTACCCCGACGCTATCAAGTTCTTCGTGGACGGGAACCACTACTTCACCGTCACGCTCTACGGTGTGGAGGACGCCGGGAACGAGTGGGTCTTCGACGACGGGCCGTTCTTCTTCCTCCTCAACGTCGCGGTCGGCGGGAACCTCCCCGGTGCCCCCGACGCCACCACGCAGTTCCCTCAGCGCATGGAGGTCGATTACGTCCGCGTCTACGACTGGGTGTAGCGGTCCGACCTCGACACCCGTACCGCGCTGAGAGTATTTTCCCGGACGGCAGGTTGGGTCCTCGAACCGGGAATCTGGCGCCACGACGTTCCGTGTCCGTCACGGCGAACAGCGCGACTCACACGGAGTCGATAAAAATTCACTAATTATAGAATAAATTTATGAGGCTGCGTTCAGTATTATTTTCGGGGCTCGTAACCATGGACGAAAACCCGGACGAAGCCGATAGCGACCAACGGAGTCGAACGCGCGAACCAGACGAATCGGACGAATCGAACGATACGCTGTCGCTGTCACGGCGCACGTACTTCGAGACGCTCGGAGTCGCCGGACTGGGGAGTCTCGCGTCGGTTCCAACACCGGCCGCGGCGGCGAGCGGAATCCACAGCGTCGGCAACGGCAGTTACACTCACGAGAAGCCCTCGGGCGAGGGCGAACCGCCAGCGACTCGATACACGACCGGGAACGTCGGCGCGCCGCTCCCGTCCAACGATTGGTGGTCGTCGGCGCTCGCGACCCAGTACTCGGAGAACCTCTTCTTCCACCCCGGGTTCGCGCTGGCCAACGACACCGGTCTCAAAGTCGGCCACCTGACGACGTGGAACTACCCCAACGAGGACGCGAAGATGAACGTCCAGCGCGACTTCACGCTTGGCCACACCGAGACCACGTTCGCGGACACGCGAGTAGACGGGCACAGCGACTGGTCCGTCACGCTGAAGTGGGGTGCCGGAACGGCGACGACCCTCACCGCGTCGCTCACGAAAGGGTCGCCGTACGTCTTCTGCGAGTTCGAGGGCGGCGGTGCAGAACTCGACTTCCAGACGGTACCGACGGTCTGGGCGGACCGCGGGAACGCCCTCGGACTGACCCACGAGGGCAACCACTACGGACTGTTCGCCCCGTCGGGCGAGGACTGGTCGGGCCTCGGGTCGGCCACGCTGACCAACGGTCTCTCCGGCGGATACCTGACGATTGCAGTCCTCCCAGACGACACGTCGTCCACGCTCGACACGTTCGAGAAGTACGCGTACAACTTCATCACCGACACCGGCGCGGGCGACGCGACCCGAGTCAGTCCGACCTACGACCGGGGCGCCGGCGAGGTTCGAACCACCTACTCGTTCAACACGACCAACAAACCGGAGAGTCAGGTCGGCGGCGACGCGACGATTACGGGGTTGTACCCCCATCAGCACAAGTACACCGACACGTCCCTGCTCGGTTACACGTACGAATGTCCGCGGGGGACGATGAAGACGGTGAGCGGGTCGTCGTTCACGACGACCCATCCCTTCCGCGGCGTGCTTCCGTTCCTGCCCGACCGAGGGAGCTACGACCGGTCGGAACTGGCGAGTTACGTCGGCGGCGTGTCGGCGGGCTACGACAACGGACAAGGAAGCGGCACCTACTGGACCGGCAAGGACTTCGGCCGGATGTCGGAGGCGGCACCCATCGCCGACCAAGTCGGAAACGCCGGGAAGCGCGACGCCCTGCACGACGCCATCCGGTCGGAGTTGGAGAACTGGCTGACCGCCGACGGCGGCGAGAGCCAGAACCTCTTCTACTACAACGACCAGTGGGGGACGCTCATCGGCTACCCCGACTCGTACGGCGCGGCGGGCGACCTCAACGACCACCACTTCCACTACGGCTACTTCGTCCGGGCCGCCGCCGAACTCGCGCGCACCGACGAGTCGTGGGGCGACGACGGCAACTGGGGCGGGATGGTGGACCTGCTCGTCCGCGACTACGCGAACTGGGAGCGACCCAACAGGGCCAACGCGCAGGAACCCGCCGACAACCCCGCCGACTCGTTCCCCTTCCTGCGGAACTTCAGTCCGTACACCGGTCACTCGTGGGCCGCCGGGACCGCGGAGTTCGCGGGCGGGAACAATCAGGAGTCATCCTCGGAGGCCATCCACGCCTACGCGGCGATGCTGCAGTGGGCGGTCTTCACGGGCAACGACGAGATGCTGAACTGGGCGGCGTACCTCTACACCCACGAGGTCTGCTCGGCCATGGAGTACTGGTTCGACGTGGACGACCAGAACCACCCCGACGAGTGGAGCCACGACACCGCGGGTATCGTGTGGGGCATCAAGTACTCGTACTCGACGTGGTTCTCGGCGGACGCCGAGGCGATTCACGGCATCAACTACCTGCCCTTCGGCGGGCACTCGCTGTACCTCGGCTGGGACTCCCAACTGGCCGAACGCAACTACAGCGAAGCGGTGACCAACGACGACAACGGCGGCGACTGGGACTACTGGCAGGACGTCATGTGGAACTACCGGGCGTTCTCGGACGTGAGCGACGCCAAGAGCATGTTCCAGTCCGCGAAGGGCAGTTACACCCCGGAAGCCGGTGAGACGAAGGCCCATACCTACCACTGGATACACAACATCGACGCGATGGGGAACCCCGACCCCTCGGTGACCGCGGACTACCCGCTGGCCTACACTTTCGACGACGGGTCGGAAACGACCTACGTCGCCTACAACGGCGAGAACTCCT encodes:
- a CDS encoding winged helix-turn-helix domain-containing protein — encoded protein: MEKVLWYVLAGTRGGINRARLLREIDERPRNPNQLAEELDLNYDTVRHHLDVLVENDVVTSSGDDYGAVYLPSDATRDHWDVVEEIITQIE
- a CDS encoding glycosyl hydrolase; the protein is MDENPDEADSDQRSRTREPDESDESNDTLSLSRRTYFETLGVAGLGSLASVPTPAAAASGIHSVGNGSYTHEKPSGEGEPPATRYTTGNVGAPLPSNDWWSSALATQYSENLFFHPGFALANDTGLKVGHLTTWNYPNEDAKMNVQRDFTLGHTETTFADTRVDGHSDWSVTLKWGAGTATTLTASLTKGSPYVFCEFEGGGAELDFQTVPTVWADRGNALGLTHEGNHYGLFAPSGEDWSGLGSATLTNGLSGGYLTIAVLPDDTSSTLDTFEKYAYNFITDTGAGDATRVSPTYDRGAGEVRTTYSFNTTNKPESQVGGDATITGLYPHQHKYTDTSLLGYTYECPRGTMKTVSGSSFTTTHPFRGVLPFLPDRGSYDRSELASYVGGVSAGYDNGQGSGTYWTGKDFGRMSEAAPIADQVGNAGKRDALHDAIRSELENWLTADGGESQNLFYYNDQWGTLIGYPDSYGAAGDLNDHHFHYGYFVRAAAELARTDESWGDDGNWGGMVDLLVRDYANWERPNRANAQEPADNPADSFPFLRNFSPYTGHSWAAGTAEFAGGNNQESSSEAIHAYAAMLQWAVFTGNDEMLNWAAYLYTHEVCSAMEYWFDVDDQNHPDEWSHDTAGIVWGIKYSYSTWFSADAEAIHGINYLPFGGHSLYLGWDSQLAERNYSEAVTNDDNGGDWDYWQDVMWNYRAFSDVSDAKSMFQSAKGSYTPEAGETKAHTYHWIHNIDAMGNPDPSVTADYPLAYTFDDGSETTYVAYNGENSSITVTFSDGTALSVPADSMKSSTGGDGGGSPDTTPPTVRRTCGRRDTPTRRWTSRGTPRATAAGRA
- a CDS encoding CPBP family intramembrane glutamic endopeptidase; the encoded protein is MRYLQRTDRRKQVEAVLRALYIGTIGFLFTAAGASALQQIFLLAFGPSVFPPSAILSVLFGVLLVVYSLLILRSGFVAVNRPTVRTPSRRELAILGLATGGLLVVSFLVAEFTSYVGIPTSPSSIEQIARTGNPSFLLAFVPISVLFIGPGEELLYRNVIQEHLSATFSDWSAVLLASGIFTAHHLLQYQSATNAQTAMSLLSVFLLSLILGYAYVKTNNILVPALAHGLFDAIVFFHMWLEYS
- a CDS encoding family 16 glycosylhydrolase, with the translated sequence MTDDSSLKPTEGESASKRLRRRGFLSTAAATLGGTFAASTPSAASESGGRSDLGGVPTAAFDGNQWSLSWSDEFNQGYVDESVWSFETGNGHAQGIPGWGNNELQYYQRENAWVENDHLVIEAREEQVSDQYGSYDYTSARMKTQGGYNKQYGRVDVRARLPEGQGLWPAIWALGSDIDSAGWPDCGEIDIMELTGDDTDTVHGTVHGPGYSGGNSIGGTYNNGSFADAYHTFQLTWYPDAIKFFVDGNHYFTVTLYGVEDAGNEWVFDDGPFFFLLNVAVGGNLPGAPDATTQFPQRMEVDYVRVYDWV
- a CDS encoding ferritin-like domain-containing protein → MTRNDSTPTDASSDPNSTRSRRAFLGSASALGAIALAGCSGSGSETTTTTEETMTEATMTTTETTAEETTTAVPTNPDVPILNYALTLEHLENAFYREGLKEFGDDELMQADALSKFGEEVRMDVPGHLQTVAGHEAAHVDALSATVEKLGGTPVEEGEYDFGYQTPSEFLGVAKALENTGVAAYAGAAPKVVSNDVLAAAAGIHSVEARHASFLNLVSSESPFPNAVDSAKSVDEVLEIAGQFVTSEVDPSVYETEPAEERATPDRKTDDDKSDVNVLNYALTLEHLENAFYREGLKTFSDEELMQADALSTFGEKVRMDVPGHLQTVGDHEAAHVDALSATVEKLGGTPVEEAKYDFGYETPSEFLGVAKALENTGVAAYKGAAPTVSNDDVFAAAIGIHSVEARHASFLNELNLASPFPKAVDEPKTMSEVKEIAGQFIVAE